A stretch of the Lolium perenne isolate Kyuss_39 chromosome 3, Kyuss_2.0, whole genome shotgun sequence genome encodes the following:
- the LOC127345709 gene encoding NAC domain-containing protein 48-like produces MEEQKNLVLFAGGEEETEKEKEKEKVGFDFEPSEDELVLHFLRPQLRGFAPRVPGAVVEADPCAATPWELLARHGLLQRGHGYFFAARRRGNAVVRRTPAGGGGSWMHSGNREHGRSVTALGVVARWSRTRYGFYVLGGAEGRRSTGWVMTEYEITDPLCYRRADEGAEDEYWVLCHVRRSCRTNAGKPSSRRRSLLQLAAS; encoded by the coding sequence ATGGAGGAGCAGAAGAATCTGGTTCTGTTCGCCGGCGGGGAGGAGGagacggagaaggagaaggagaaggagaaggtggggtTCGACTTCGAGCCTTCGGAGGACGAGCTGGTGCTGCACTTCCTGCGTCCGCAGCTGCGCGGGTTCGCGCCCCGGGTGCCCGGCGCCGTGGTGGAGGCGGACCCCTGCGCGGCGACGCCGTGGGAGCTGCTGGCGCGGCACGggctgctccagcgcgggcacgGGTACTTCTTCGCGGCGCGGAGGCGGGGCAACGCCGTGGTGCGGCGCACCCCGGCGGGCGGCGGGGGCTCGTGGATGCACAGCGGGAACCGGGAGCACGGGCGGTCGGTGACGGCGCTGGGCGTGGTGGCGCGCTGGTCCAGGACCAGGTACGGCTTCTACGTGCTCGGCGGGGCGGAGGGGCGGCGGAGCACCGGGTGGGTGATGACGGAGTACGAGATCACGGACCCGCTGTGCTACCGCCGCGCGGACGAGGGCGCGGAGGACGAGTACTGGGTGCTCTGCCACGTCCGGCGGAGCTGCAGGACCAACGCCGGCAAGCCGTCCAGCCGGCGGCGCTCGCTTCTTCAGCTAGCTGCTAGCTAG